One window of Helicoverpa zea isolate HzStark_Cry1AcR chromosome 12, ilHelZeax1.1, whole genome shotgun sequence genomic DNA carries:
- the LOC124635112 gene encoding uncharacterized protein LOC124635112 — MMEHKQEVSEPTELAVVSVQSRLLPFWREYPRMWFIQFEAVVEPQKTSDENKYRYVLGQLQPTDRQHVTDIVIKPPETKKYEAIKQRLLSVYEQSEVKNFKNLISGLELGNQKPSQLLRRMRELGGNMITEDGIKIEWMNHLPPQMRVVLSVNTDSSLDMLAAMADKMMEYSESANIAAVSSSQPDSAAVNQQIMSAQIQVLSKQLENLTLEISELRSRGRPNHRRYQRSRSRSKSTARHQHDPNRVCYYHYRFGDQARRCVSPCARRNQKKSEN; from the coding sequence ATGATGGAACACAAGCAAGAAGTTAGCGAGCCTACAGAACTCGCTGTCGTCTCCGTGCAGTCGCGTCTCCTTCCCTTCTGGCGTGAATATCCTCGCATGTGGTTCATTCAATTCGAAGCCGTCGTCGAGCCGCAGAAGACCAGTGACGAAAACAAATATCGTTACGTCCTGGGCCAACTACAACCGACCGACCGTCAACATGTCACAGACATCGTGATCAAGCCGCCAGAAACTAAGAAGTACGAGGCCATCAAACAACGCCTTCTCTCCGTGTACGAGCAGTCCGAGGTGAAAAACTTTAAGAACCTCATCAGCGGATTGGAACTTGGCAACCAAAAACCGTCTCAGTTGCTACGACGTATGCGCGAACTCGGCGGCAACATGATCACCGAAGATGGCATCAAGATTGAGTGGATGAACCACCTTCCGCCGCAAATGCGAGTTGTGCTGTCTGTGAACACAGATTCATCACTCGATATGCTCGCGGCAATGGCAGACAAGATGATGGAATATTCCGAGTCGGCAAATATCGCAGCTGTCTCTTCATCTCAACCAGATTCTGCGGCAGTAAACCAGCAAATCATGTCCGCGCAGATACAagttctctcaaaacaactcgagaATCTGACACTCGAGATCTCCGAACTTCGTAGCCGTGGAAGACCAAACCATCGCCGTTATCAGCGTTCCCGCTCAAGATCAAAGTCCACTGCAAGGCATCAACACGATCCCAATCGAGTATGTTACTACCACTACCGATTTGGAGATCAGGCAAGACGCTGCGTGTCACCGTGCGCTAGGCGAAATCAAAAGAAGTCGGAAAACTAG